A segment of the uncultured Desulfobulbus sp. genome:
CACCGCTGCATGCTCGATCGCCTTGGCGTCCAGCCCCTGCTCAACCTTGATTTTCGGCTCGGCGAGGGAACCGGTGCGGCAGTTGCCATGCACCTTATCGGCGCGGCAACCCGTGTCCTGGCAGAGATTAAGACCTTTGCCGAGGTCGGCATTAACGACGCCCAGCAGCAATGAGCACTCACGACACGGAACAAAGCCCCCTTGTGGGGGCTTCGTTTCTCCAGTTCTCTGACCTGCTCACCAGCTATCGCCTCGGCATTGTTCTCATGCTGGTGGAAAAAATCGGATTGGTCAAGATGCTGGGTGAGCAAGGGGCGACCAGTGAACAGCTCTGCGAGCAGCTGGGGTGGAATGGAGCCTATGGTCAACGCTTTTTTGACTGCCTCTGTCGCCTGGGCCTGCTTGAAATCAAGGCTGAACGCTATTTTCCCGGCAGCTTCAGCCAAAGGTTTCTGACTCCAGGCGCCTGCGCCTACCAGGGGGGCACGCTGAGCTTTGAACAGCAATTGCTGCAATCCTGGATGCAACTGGAGCCAACCCTGCAGGCTGGGAACCGAATCTACGCAACAGAAGACAAAACTCCAGAAGAACTCAACCAGGCATTTCGCCGGTATCTTGGCGCCATGGATGAGGCAGCTTGCCAACGGGCTGCAGAAGTTATTGCAGCACTTGGGCACCTGCCCCAAAAGGGAACAATCCTTGATCTCGGCGGCGGCTCAGGAGCCTACCTGGCACAGTTTTTAACGCAGAATCCTTCCTGGTCGGCAATCTTCTGCGATCTGGATCAGGTGGTGAGTGCGGCCCTGCAAGGGCGCCTTGCACCTTTTGCCCCGCGTATCACTCCCTGTCGCTGCAACCTGCTGGCTGAAGATGCCCGCGAACTCAAAGCCATCAAGGACCAGAGCTGCGACCTGGTACTGCTCTCCAACCTGATACATTGCCAGGGATCCAAGGAAACAGCAGGCATCATTCGGCTCGCTGCCCAAAAAACAGCCGGTTCAGGGGTGTTGCTCCTCCATGATTTTTTCAGTGATTGCGGCTGGCGAGATGCGCTCTACGATCTGCACATGATGCTCAATACCTATAACGGCCGCACCTACCGGATCCAGGAATGTATCGCCATGGCAACCAGTGCCGGATTCTGCACCCATCGCCAATATGCTCTTCCCTCAGGCTCGACTCTGCTCTGCTTTGCGCACACCCAATCCGATCTTCCTGCTGCGCTCATGGAATAAAGGGTGATTTCTTCTCCCTAAACGACACACCAACAAATAAAGGGGAGGAACAACAATAAAGGGCAGCATTTCCCGGGGAAGACCTGCCTGCCGCGCCAGCACAAAGGCGAGAACCAGCCCGACCAGCAAAAGCACAACAAAGCCCATCCCCTTCAGGGCTTCTTCCAGATATCCCCACACTCCACGATTATCGATCATATCCCCTCACCCTCAGCACCAAGAAGCAATCGATCACTGGGCACCGAATCTGCGGTGTTATCTATCGGCCTGCGTACGTACAGGCGTACGCTGCACAGGTCGATGCCTAGGTCGAAGGCCCTCCGTGATCGCTTCCGTCAAGAAGTCCTTTCTCCCATTTCCCCGTATTCTAAAACGCGTAAAAAAAATTGAACCAGGAAAGGGCTGCCCTGTCAAATATCGGGGAGCAAACACGTTCACGCGTGAAATATTTTCGTGGCCTTATAAATCCTGGGTTGATCCTTTGCGCAGAGAAGAACTCCCTGTCCATTATTTCACGAACTCTCTTCATCGGTCCTTTTCTGAAGCATATTTTTCTTTGCGCCAACGCCCCTCTTACAATATTGAACTTCATCACAATTGATCTTCGGCTCAACATGGAAAATTGATAATCATTTTTAATCAATCATAATGTTTAAATTTTCACGCTATTCTTAAAAATTATACGCATTGAATTGAGAAAATAATTTGAAAGGAAATTCTCTCCGAGGTAGTTTGAGGTATGATTGTAATTTTTCCTTAACCTGACATACACACTGAAACTGATTGCAGATCAACGTCTCTATACTGATAAATAATTTTTTATCACGAAGACCATTTCTCAATGAGCTACAGATTTTTCCCAGTAACCACCTATGGGCATACTCAATTTCAGGCTTGAGGAAGAATGGCTCTCAACTCTGTCCCTATCGCAAATACAATGATGGAGGCAGACACTTACAATTCAAAAGGAGGGATGTATGTCTGAGAAAAAAATGACGGAAGCGGAGATCAAAAAGGCTGCTGAGACCGGAGAGATTTCGGAAGATATGGATACCACCAGCGTTCTTGAAGGAGCTGAACCCTGGGAACCTATTGAGACGAAACTCTGCATGTATTCCTTTATAGCTGCGGCAATCGCCCTGGTTATTGGCCTGTTTCTCGTGCCGACATCGATCATTCACTAAGAGAGCGACCTTATGTTTTTTCGAACATCAAGCAAACAACAAGAAATCTCAACGATTGAAATGATGCTTGATCATGACGGCCACAACTGGATCGTTACCGGAGAAGGTGTTCGCCTGGCTGCCCGAGAACTTGATGATCTTGATCGCGAGCTCGAAAAAGCGCTCAAGCCACAAATCGATAAAGACGGGCGAGTCAATGTCTTTATGAGCTCCAACAATGAAATGATCCCCGAGTGGATGCGACCGTTCATGAACCATTACTTTAACAGATGTCTCGAGTTGCCTTTACGCTACTGAGACAGGAGGAGAATATGGCGAAACAACATCGTGCCTGGTATTCAGGCATGGCAACAACGGAAGACTGGTGGGCAGTGTGGCTTGGCTTAAGTTTTTTCGGACTTGGCCTGCTCACCATCATGGGGGTAGATCTGGTCGGTTGGGTTGCCTATCCCAAACAGTGGATTCTCAATATGCCGGAAGGGGCTGGGGGCAAAATCACCACTCCCGGACACGCCTTTTACGCCTACGGGAAAGGCGGCTACAAGGCGCTTGGCCCCTTTGGCTCTATCCTGGTCACTTATCTTGTGTTCACCCTCGCCACCTCCATCGGTGCCTATTTCCAGAAATGGGATATGAAAAAATTCATCGGTGGCTGGACGGTTATCTTCTTTCTCACCTATTTTACCTGGTTTATCGGCCATCATGCCTTTTTTGCGGCCTCTGCCGTTGACCTGAAGAAAAGTCACCTCGACTTCTTCACCCTGCAGCTGGGTGGCGGTGCCTCCTTCATTCTGGCGCTCCTGGTCGGACTTATCATCGGTAACTTTTTTAAACCTCTGGCCCGCTACCTGAGCACTGCGGCCAAACCCGAATGGTACATCAAAACCGCGATTGTCTTTCTGGGCGTCAAAGTCGGCTATCTGCCGATCAAAGCCGTTCTTACCGGCTCCAAGATTGGTGGTGCTGGAGGGACGGAAATTGGTCAGCAGATGGCTCACTTTACCTTTGAGCTATTCATCGCCGGTGCGGCTGCCACGGTTGTGGCCTACCTGATTTTTTGGCCGGGTATTTACATCATTGCCCGCCGACTCTTTAAACTGCCGCGAAAAACCGCAGCGGTTCTTGGTTCTGCCATTTCCATCTGCGGTGTTTCCGCTGCCGTCGCCACCGGTGGCGCGGTGCGGGCGAAACCGGTTGTCTCCATCATGGTTTCAGCCCTGGTTGTTGTCTACGCGGTTATTGAGCTGGTTGTTCTCCCCGGTGTCTTTACCCATATCTGGCCAGGTACCTCCGATCCCATTGTGGCGGGTTCGGCCATGGGTATGGCGGTCAAAACCGATGGTGCCGATGCGGCTGCCGGTGAATTGCTTGACGAGTTCATGCGCACCAAGGTAGAGCAGGAGAGCGGTGGCAAGATCGTCTGGATGGAAGGCGTCATCACCACCAGCGCGGTTATGACCAAAATCTGGATCGATATGTTTATTGGCCTCTGGGCCTTTGTTTTGGCCATGGTCTGGGTTTACAAGATCGAAAAACACGAAGGCGATCGAATCCCCTTCTCGGAAGTCTGGTTTCGCTTTCCCAAGTTTGTGTTGGGCTACTTCATCGCCTGGTTTGTTTACCTGGGGATTTTCTTTGGGCCAGGCCATTCAGGAGCACCGGAAGGCATCGCTCTCTTGAAAGCGGCAAAATCGGGGGCGAAATCGGTTGAAGGGGCCATGCGAAAACTGTTTTTCATGCTCACCTTCATGAGCCTTGGTATCATCACCGACTTCAAAAAGCTGGCTGAAGCCCAGTTTGGCAAGATGGTCTGGGTCTACTTTGTTGCCCTGACCTTCTTTATCATTCCTGTAGCCGTCATCGTGGCCTACCTCTTCCACCATGGAATGGAGATTCCGAATATGGCAGGAGTCATGATTAATTGATTTTTCAAAAAATAATATGATGTCAGCCCTAGCTCAGCTAAAAAATCAATATACGTTCTAGCCTCTTGCTTTTAAGGTGCAAATGGCAACAACCTAGAAAAAATGTTGATTCTGTCGCGGGCATGGTCCGTCTCCTACAAAGTTCCGAGGTATTGAGGGCGTGTAGGAGCGGGCCATGCCCGCGACAAATATTCGAGCTAAGTTGCCGTGGTCATCAAAAAACGTAATGAACCATGATCGTCCGAACGATTACCTTCGGGCGATCATTTTTAAACCTGAGTCTCGGGTTCAGGTCAGATTCTTTGCAGCAGGCCCCTTATGCCCCCCACAATCTCCGCTTTTGTTTATTTTTTTGCAGGACTGGCCATCGTCTATCTCTTTCAAATCAGGCGTCAAAGAATCTCTGGCCTGAGCCTTGAGGATTTTCCAGAGATGGACGCCGAAGGTTTTCACGAGCTGATCATTTTATTAAAAACTGCCTATGAGCGGATGCTCTACATGGGAGTGGTCTTTTTCCCCCTGGCCTACACCTCCTACGTCAATGGCGCGCCTATCAGCAAGCTGGTCTTTGCGATCCTGCTTGTACTGCTGTTCCTTTCAAACATACCCCCAAGAAATAAAATCATGCATCTGCTGGAGCGCTACGACCTCTCTCCCCAGGATCTTAAAGAGCGCAACATAGCCCTTTGAACTACAGGGAATCTTGAATAATTGCATTTTCTTCCAATCCCCCGGAGTCTGGCGCTTACCTGGCCTTGATTGAAAAATCTAATTATTCAAGACACCCTACAGGTTTATTGCTCTCCAATCAGAATTGCTCGACTGATATCAAGCAGCACAGCCTGATCACGCCAGAGAAGGAGCTTTCCTCTGTAACGACCAGCTGGCCAGGCTATTCCCGGTCGTTTTTTCCCTGCATACGCAAAGAGCATGGCCTGATTCCTTATTGCCCTGCTTTCCTTGTGATACAGTGCAGCACCACTCGGACCTTCCAGGCTCAGTACAACACGATCCCCCTTTTGCAGACCATAGAGTACGCTCCAGAAGATGAGCGCCGGAGCCGTTGTCTGCAGCCTTGTAACCGTATATTCTCCGCCATCCACTTTGCTGCGCACAGGCTTCTCGTCTGAAAACCCCGCTTGCAGCAGCCCTGTGGGACGATACTCCATCTGCTTACGAAGTTCCTTGGCCCAGAA
Coding sequences within it:
- a CDS encoding DUF5395 family protein → MFFRTSSKQQEISTIEMMLDHDGHNWIVTGEGVRLAARELDDLDRELEKALKPQIDKDGRVNVFMSSNNEMIPEWMRPFMNHYFNRCLELPLRY
- a CDS encoding class I SAM-dependent methyltransferase; its protein translation is MSTHDTEQSPLVGASFLQFSDLLTSYRLGIVLMLVEKIGLVKMLGEQGATSEQLCEQLGWNGAYGQRFFDCLCRLGLLEIKAERYFPGSFSQRFLTPGACAYQGGTLSFEQQLLQSWMQLEPTLQAGNRIYATEDKTPEELNQAFRRYLGAMDEAACQRAAEVIAALGHLPQKGTILDLGGGSGAYLAQFLTQNPSWSAIFCDLDQVVSAALQGRLAPFAPRITPCRCNLLAEDARELKAIKDQSCDLVLLSNLIHCQGSKETAGIIRLAAQKTAGSGVLLLHDFFSDCGWRDALYDLHMMLNTYNGRTYRIQECIAMATSAGFCTHRQYALPSGSTLLCFAHTQSDLPAALME
- a CDS encoding putative sulfate exporter family transporter — encoded protein: MAKQHRAWYSGMATTEDWWAVWLGLSFFGLGLLTIMGVDLVGWVAYPKQWILNMPEGAGGKITTPGHAFYAYGKGGYKALGPFGSILVTYLVFTLATSIGAYFQKWDMKKFIGGWTVIFFLTYFTWFIGHHAFFAASAVDLKKSHLDFFTLQLGGGASFILALLVGLIIGNFFKPLARYLSTAAKPEWYIKTAIVFLGVKVGYLPIKAVLTGSKIGGAGGTEIGQQMAHFTFELFIAGAAATVVAYLIFWPGIYIIARRLFKLPRKTAAVLGSAISICGVSAAVATGGAVRAKPVVSIMVSALVVVYAVIELVVLPGVFTHIWPGTSDPIVAGSAMGMAVKTDGADAAAGELLDEFMRTKVEQESGGKIVWMEGVITTSAVMTKIWIDMFIGLWAFVLAMVWVYKIEKHEGDRIPFSEVWFRFPKFVLGYFIAWFVYLGIFFGPGHSGAPEGIALLKAAKSGAKSVEGAMRKLFFMLTFMSLGIITDFKKLAEAQFGKMVWVYFVALTFFIIPVAVIVAYLFHHGMEIPNMAGVMIN